GTTGCTCAAGCGTTTCCTCAAAGGTGCATTCTTCATCCACCTTCTGTTTAAGAAAACGGTTCACTTTATCGATGTACTTGATCGCAAAGTCGGCATCTTTATCCGATCCCGGTTTATATTCCCCGATCCGGATGAGAAGCTCGTTTTTCTTGTAGTTGGCAAGCACTTCGCGCACTTGACCAATAAGTTTTCGGTGTTCTTCGCTCGTGATGTTAGAAATAATCCGGCTAACCGAGGCTAAGATATCGATCGCAGGGTAGTGATATTGGCGGGCAAGTTCACTCGATAAGATGATATGCCCATCGAGGATCGAGCGGACCTCGTCAGCAACCGGTTCGTTCATGTCGTCACCGGCAACAAGGATCGTGTAGAAGGCAGTGATCGATCCTTTAGAGGAGTTTCCCGACCGCTCTAAGAGGCGGGGGAGGGTGGCGAAAACCGATGGGGTATAACCCGCCCGCGCCGGAGGCTCTCCAGCCGCCAGCCCCACTTCCCTCAGCGCCCGTGCAAAACGGGTCACCGAGTCCATCATTAAGATGACAGTTTTCCCCTGGTCGCGGAAATATTCTGCAATGGAAGTGCCCACATAAGCAGCGTTCAGGCGGAGTTGCGCCGCTTGGTCCGATGTCGAGACAACAATGACCGAGCGAGCGAGCCCCTCTTCGCCCAAGTCATGCTCGATAAACTCGCGCACCTCCCGTCCCCGCTCTCCAATGAGGGAAATGACATTGACGTCGGCCTGAGCATAGCGGGCCATCATCCCTAAAGTGGTCGACTTACCTCCACCCGCTGCCGCGAAAATCCCGACCCGCTGGCCCCTTCCACAGGTCAAAACTCCATCAATCGCGCGGATACCGACCGAAATCGGCTCGGAGATCATCTCTCTTTCTAAGGGGTCGGGAGGAGGGTTAATGACCGAATAGGTCTCCTCTACAACAAGAGGTCCCTTCGTATCTTCATCAAGAGGATTCCCCATGCCATCCAAAACCCGACCCAAAAGATTGGGTCCTACCTTAATATGAAGGGGAAGGCGGGTCGGAATCACCTCAGAAGAAGGGCCAACACCGGTCATCTCCCCAAGAGGAGAGAGGAAAACCTCTTCCTTGGTAAAGCCGACGACCTCAGCGATGAGGGGTTCTCCCTCCCGCTTGATCAGACAGACCTCACCCATCTTCACATTGGGAACAATCGCTCGGATAAGCATCCCGACGATCTCGGTGATCCGTCCATGAACCGTTGTCAGCTCAATATCTTCGAGCTGCCCCATGAGTTTGTCGAAATCAGGACCTTGTGCCATACATACCTCGCCCCCGATTCTAGCTTAAGCAACATTTAAAAGCCAAATTCTTTGCCTTTCCAGAGCTATTGCACCTCAACTGAAAAGCCTGCTTTTCTAAGAGTTTC
The genomic region above belongs to Candidatus Neptunochlamydia vexilliferae and contains:
- the sctN gene encoding type III secretion system ATPase SctN — encoded protein: MAQGPDFDKLMGQLEDIELTTVHGRITEIVGMLIRAIVPNVKMGEVCLIKREGEPLIAEVVGFTKEEVFLSPLGEMTGVGPSSEVIPTRLPLHIKVGPNLLGRVLDGMGNPLDEDTKGPLVVEETYSVINPPPDPLEREMISEPISVGIRAIDGVLTCGRGQRVGIFAAAGGGKSTTLGMMARYAQADVNVISLIGERGREVREFIEHDLGEEGLARSVIVVSTSDQAAQLRLNAAYVGTSIAEYFRDQGKTVILMMDSVTRFARALREVGLAAGEPPARAGYTPSVFATLPRLLERSGNSSKGSITAFYTILVAGDDMNEPVADEVRSILDGHIILSSELARQYHYPAIDILASVSRIISNITSEEHRKLIGQVREVLANYKKNELLIRIGEYKPGSDKDADFAIKYIDKVNRFLKQKVDEECTFEETLEQLGALFR